A genomic window from Luteolibacter sp. LG18 includes:
- a CDS encoding BatA domain-containing protein, protein MLTLSNPYGLWALAGIPVVIAIHFLQRKSVVLPVSTLFLLEKTQRESASGRRFDRLMNSVPLWMQLLAILLLAWFLAEPRYQKPRSTQRVAVVLDASASMNVFKDKAVEQLKARLPQLQGPAAALDLIVFESTPGRPRLYAGDSPEKLVEALKDWHPREGLTDPSQALRLARSLVSREGIVVYVTDTPAEKLPFDARLLAVGEPIQNVGFTGLGFSREEGTVVWRALVRNYGSESADRTWTLETPAGRSEPKAIHLAPNGLTELQAAFPAGTDKARVVLSSDQFTADDVLPLVRPQPKPLTLFAGTSELFRDLTDKLLRAIEAMDPGNDASTADLALVSYDPLDPVLPPGNAVVFVHDATKGGSYLKGGIVPEPHPLMDGLNWQALLVRETITLERTTADRVLLWQGDRPLIFLRETVPTPDAPPVRQLCFNFDLRLSNAATQPAFIVMLHRFAESIRETKVAAAADNLETTQTFRLASHPAKTGKPPVPVEVRSLDLDGKAIATSEVRPGDPLQAPLDPGFLTVKQGEETLLTASVHYGDTREADFNGCGSADTLDKNSGTAIERHTMEDPLWRIGLLALVLALLVSWHYTVGRVRTADLTPATPNPQPGS, encoded by the coding sequence GTGCTGACCCTTTCCAATCCCTATGGCCTCTGGGCACTGGCCGGCATCCCGGTGGTGATCGCCATCCATTTCCTCCAGCGGAAGTCGGTGGTGCTGCCGGTGTCCACCCTGTTCCTGCTGGAGAAGACCCAGCGGGAGTCCGCCAGCGGGCGGCGGTTCGACCGACTGATGAACTCGGTACCGCTGTGGATGCAGTTGCTGGCGATCCTGCTGCTGGCCTGGTTCCTGGCGGAGCCTCGCTACCAGAAACCCCGTAGCACGCAGCGGGTGGCGGTGGTGCTGGATGCCTCCGCCTCGATGAACGTGTTCAAGGACAAGGCGGTCGAGCAACTGAAGGCGCGCCTGCCGCAGTTGCAGGGCCCGGCCGCGGCGCTGGACCTGATCGTGTTCGAGAGCACCCCGGGACGCCCGCGGTTGTATGCCGGGGATTCGCCCGAGAAACTGGTGGAGGCGCTCAAGGACTGGCATCCGCGGGAAGGCCTCACCGATCCCTCGCAGGCGCTGCGCCTGGCGCGCTCGCTGGTGTCGCGGGAAGGCATCGTGGTGTACGTCACCGACACGCCCGCCGAGAAGCTGCCGTTCGACGCGCGGCTGCTGGCGGTGGGCGAGCCGATCCAGAACGTCGGTTTCACCGGCCTGGGCTTCAGCCGCGAGGAAGGCACGGTGGTGTGGCGGGCGCTGGTGCGGAACTACGGCAGCGAAAGCGCCGACCGCACCTGGACCTTGGAAACCCCGGCCGGACGCAGCGAACCGAAAGCAATCCATCTCGCCCCGAACGGACTCACCGAACTCCAGGCCGCCTTCCCGGCGGGCACGGACAAGGCGCGGGTGGTGCTTTCGAGCGACCAGTTCACGGCCGATGACGTGCTGCCGCTGGTGCGTCCGCAACCGAAGCCACTGACCCTCTTCGCAGGCACCAGCGAGCTCTTCCGCGATCTCACGGACAAGCTTCTGCGCGCGATCGAGGCGATGGACCCGGGCAACGACGCCTCCACCGCTGATCTCGCGCTGGTCAGCTACGATCCGCTCGACCCCGTGCTGCCGCCGGGCAATGCCGTGGTGTTCGTCCACGACGCGACCAAGGGCGGCTCGTATCTCAAGGGCGGCATCGTTCCCGAACCCCATCCGCTGATGGACGGGCTCAACTGGCAGGCGCTGCTGGTCCGCGAAACGATCACCCTGGAGCGCACGACCGCCGACCGCGTGCTGCTGTGGCAGGGCGACCGGCCGCTGATTTTCCTCCGCGAAACCGTGCCGACGCCCGACGCCCCACCGGTCCGCCAGCTCTGCTTCAACTTCGACCTGCGGCTCTCCAATGCCGCCACCCAACCGGCCTTCATCGTCATGCTCCACCGGTTCGCCGAGTCGATCCGCGAAACCAAGGTGGCGGCGGCCGCTGACAACCTGGAGACCACCCAAACGTTCCGCCTCGCGTCGCACCCGGCCAAGACCGGCAAACCGCCGGTGCCGGTGGAGGTCCGCTCGCTCGATCTCGATGGCAAGGCGATCGCCACCAGCGAGGTTCGTCCCGGCGATCCACTGCAAGCCCCGCTCGACCCGGGCTTCCTCACGGTGAAACAGGGCGAGGAAACGCTGCTGACGGCCTCCGTCCACTACGGGGACACCCGCGAGGCGGACTTCAATGGCTGCGGCAGCGCGGACACGCTCGACAAGAATTCCGGCACCGCCATCGAGCGCCACACCATGGAAGACCCGCTGTGGCGGATCGGCCTGCTGGCGCTGGTCCTGGCGCTGCTGGTGTCCTGGCACTACACGGTGGGACGGGTCCGGACCGCGGACCTCACCCCGGCCACCCCGAACCCGCAACCGGGCTCCTGA
- a CDS encoding VWA domain-containing protein, with amino-acid sequence MPLPIFQAPEWFLLIPALALLGWFWRSLKLHSPLRAIILLIVTVILADPRLRRQQDALDLWVLLDRSDSTEALVDQGLPEWRRLLEKAKPSRHDELHFVNYAAEVAEMGADGDSFTGSRKLTRTNLGLEHIAAMADEKRPSRVLVFTDGFSTEPLSEAAEQLEKRGIPLDFRLVREETEDDFRVARLDFPERVQIGEPFLITVVVRGSKDQTVPLVLRRNGQKLTETTVTLVNGAGKVEFTDRLPRTGGFEYEAEILPEKDAHPGNNRFNRWIEIAGGPRIVLATRYNDDPVAKVLQSQDFTVQVVSDPGALKPGMLAGARAVVFNNLPAHEIPTDFLKALDFYVREQGGGFLMIGGDRSFGAGGYFQSAIDPLLPVSMELKTEHRKLSVALAIVMDRSGSMSVSVPAGAGKSLTKIDLADNGAANAIDLLGPMDQVSVIAVDSAPEVFVPLTRIENRKAEFQARARKIKSSGGGIFIYEALKAGWEELKKAKVGTRHMILFADASDSEEPGDYKKLLGEMTADGCTITVIGMGTKRDSDAKLLEDIAKLGNGRIYFAEQPMDIPQVFAQETVTIARSAFVKDPVGAKPTGRWAEVSPKPLDWLTEADGYNLSYAREDATVSLATTDEYLAPLVAQARRGLGRTAAISFPLGGEYSEKARAWPGYGDFLQTTARWLMGMETPPGIGIRHRLDGTRLTVDLLYDTALWTDKLSIQPPKMKLIEEGGAPYDVAWKRISPGHFSVTRDLQEGSVVRGAIQVGNVAMPFGPISVGSSIEWAFEPERIAELRAVSNQTGGRELVDLSKAWLRPPFVHEASLKLPLAISLVVLVLAEALLTRTGWKLPLLTLPAGGRVKAAKPARAPKPKKAPAAAVEPVIEMPDREPEQGPKPPPLEAPDESDRRSRFQRAKDRK; translated from the coding sequence GTGCCCCTGCCCATTTTCCAAGCCCCCGAATGGTTCCTGCTGATCCCCGCCCTGGCGCTGCTCGGGTGGTTCTGGCGATCGCTGAAACTTCACTCGCCGCTGCGGGCGATCATCCTGCTGATCGTAACCGTGATTCTGGCGGACCCGCGGCTGCGCCGCCAGCAGGACGCACTCGACCTGTGGGTGCTGCTGGACCGCTCGGACTCCACCGAAGCGCTCGTCGACCAAGGGCTGCCGGAATGGCGGCGGCTGCTGGAGAAGGCCAAGCCATCCCGGCACGATGAACTGCATTTCGTGAACTACGCGGCGGAAGTCGCGGAGATGGGCGCGGACGGCGATTCCTTCACCGGCTCCCGCAAGCTGACGCGCACGAACCTGGGCCTCGAACATATCGCGGCAATGGCCGATGAGAAACGCCCGTCGCGGGTGCTGGTGTTCACCGACGGCTTCTCCACCGAGCCGCTGAGCGAGGCGGCGGAGCAACTCGAGAAGCGCGGCATCCCGCTGGACTTCCGTCTGGTGCGGGAGGAAACGGAGGATGACTTCCGCGTGGCGCGGCTGGATTTCCCCGAGCGGGTCCAGATCGGCGAGCCCTTCCTGATCACGGTGGTGGTGCGCGGCTCGAAGGACCAGACGGTGCCACTGGTGCTGCGCCGCAATGGCCAGAAGCTCACCGAGACGACCGTGACGCTGGTCAATGGCGCAGGCAAGGTGGAGTTCACCGACCGCCTGCCGCGCACCGGAGGCTTCGAATACGAGGCGGAGATCCTGCCGGAGAAGGACGCGCATCCGGGCAACAACCGCTTCAACCGCTGGATCGAGATCGCCGGGGGCCCGCGGATCGTGCTGGCCACCCGCTACAACGACGACCCGGTGGCGAAAGTACTACAATCGCAGGACTTCACCGTGCAGGTGGTGTCCGACCCCGGCGCGCTGAAGCCCGGCATGCTGGCGGGCGCGCGGGCGGTGGTGTTCAACAACCTCCCGGCGCACGAGATCCCGACGGATTTCCTCAAGGCGCTCGACTTCTACGTCCGCGAGCAGGGCGGCGGCTTCCTCATGATCGGCGGCGACCGCTCGTTCGGCGCGGGCGGCTATTTCCAGTCCGCGATCGACCCGTTGCTGCCGGTGTCGATGGAACTGAAAACCGAACACCGCAAGCTCTCGGTGGCGCTGGCGATCGTGATGGACCGCTCCGGTTCGATGTCGGTGAGCGTGCCCGCGGGCGCCGGAAAATCGCTGACCAAGATCGACCTGGCCGACAATGGCGCGGCCAACGCGATCGACCTGCTGGGTCCGATGGACCAGGTCTCGGTGATCGCGGTGGACAGCGCGCCGGAGGTGTTCGTGCCGCTGACCCGCATCGAGAACCGCAAGGCGGAGTTCCAGGCCCGCGCCCGCAAGATCAAGTCCTCCGGCGGCGGCATCTTCATCTACGAGGCCCTCAAAGCGGGCTGGGAGGAACTGAAAAAGGCGAAGGTGGGGACCCGCCACATGATCCTATTCGCCGACGCCAGCGACTCCGAGGAGCCCGGCGACTACAAGAAGCTGCTGGGAGAAATGACCGCGGACGGCTGCACCATCACCGTGATCGGGATGGGCACCAAAAGGGACTCCGATGCGAAGCTGCTGGAGGACATCGCCAAGCTCGGCAACGGCCGCATCTATTTCGCGGAGCAGCCGATGGACATCCCGCAGGTGTTCGCGCAGGAAACCGTGACCATCGCCCGCTCCGCCTTCGTGAAGGACCCGGTGGGCGCGAAGCCGACCGGCCGCTGGGCGGAGGTCTCGCCGAAGCCGCTCGACTGGCTGACCGAGGCCGACGGTTACAACCTTTCCTACGCCCGCGAGGACGCAACCGTCTCGCTGGCGACCACCGATGAATACCTCGCCCCGCTGGTGGCCCAGGCCCGGCGCGGCCTCGGCCGCACCGCGGCGATCTCCTTCCCGCTCGGCGGCGAGTATTCCGAAAAAGCGCGCGCGTGGCCGGGCTACGGCGACTTCCTCCAGACCACGGCCCGCTGGCTGATGGGCATGGAAACGCCTCCGGGCATCGGCATCCGCCACCGACTCGACGGCACCCGGTTGACCGTGGACCTGCTCTACGACACCGCGCTGTGGACGGACAAACTCTCGATCCAACCGCCGAAGATGAAGCTCATCGAGGAAGGCGGCGCGCCCTACGATGTCGCCTGGAAGCGGATTTCGCCGGGCCATTTCAGTGTGACGCGGGACCTCCAGGAGGGATCGGTTGTGCGCGGAGCCATCCAGGTCGGCAACGTGGCGATGCCCTTCGGGCCGATCAGCGTGGGCTCGTCCATCGAGTGGGCTTTCGAGCCGGAACGGATCGCGGAGCTGCGCGCCGTTTCCAACCAGACCGGCGGACGGGAACTGGTGGATCTTTCGAAGGCATGGCTGCGGCCGCCCTTCGTCCACGAGGCGTCCCTGAAACTGCCGCTGGCGATTTCATTGGTGGTTCTGGTGCTGGCAGAGGCCCTGCTGACCCGCACCGGCTGGAAGCTGCCGCTACTGACGCTCCCGGCGGGTGGCCGTGTGAAAGCCGCCAAACCAGCCCGCGCGCCGAAGCCGAAGAAAGCCCCCGCCGCGGCGGTCGAACCGGTGATCGAAATGCCGGATCGCGAGCCCGAGCAAGGCCCGAAGCCGCCGCCACTGGAAGCCCCCGATGAGAGCGACCGGCGCTCGCGGTTCCAGCGGGCCAAGGACCGCAAGTGA
- the pdxH gene encoding pyridoxamine 5'-phosphate oxidase has protein sequence MDLSDFRKEYSDRGMHREDLDADPIAQFTAWFKQATDLGLHEPNAMTLATVDQRGMPLQRTVLLKSFDEKGFVFFSNYQSRKAMDIAGNPQVSLLFPWVILERQIIVQGRAIKTSTEESLAYFHSRPRESQIGAWVSDQSAVIPDRAFLENKLAEIRSRFGDGEIPLPPTWGGYRVVPQTIEFWQGGPARLHDRFLYTRGTAGWRIERLSP, from the coding sequence ATGGATTTGTCGGACTTCCGGAAGGAATACTCGGACCGCGGGATGCATCGGGAGGACCTCGACGCCGACCCGATCGCCCAGTTCACGGCGTGGTTCAAACAGGCCACCGATCTCGGCCTGCATGAGCCGAACGCGATGACGCTGGCGACGGTGGACCAGCGCGGGATGCCGCTGCAGCGCACCGTTCTCCTCAAGTCGTTCGATGAGAAGGGCTTCGTATTCTTCTCCAACTACCAGAGCCGGAAGGCCATGGACATCGCCGGGAACCCGCAGGTCAGCCTGCTGTTCCCGTGGGTGATCCTGGAGCGGCAGATCATTGTCCAAGGCCGGGCGATCAAGACCTCCACGGAGGAATCGCTGGCGTATTTCCACTCCCGGCCGCGGGAGTCCCAGATCGGGGCTTGGGTGTCCGACCAGAGCGCCGTGATTCCGGACCGGGCATTTTTGGAAAACAAGCTCGCGGAAATCCGCTCCCGCTTCGGTGATGGCGAAATCCCGCTGCCTCCGACCTGGGGCGGCTACCGGGTGGTGCCACAGACGATCGAGTTCTGGCAGGGCGGCCCGGCCCGGCTCCACGACCGCTTCCTCTACACCCGCGGCACCGCGGGCTGGCGGATCGAGCGGCTCTCGCCCTGA
- a CDS encoding ABC transporter permease: MRAFRILLRKELKGFFQNPFGWIVIAFVVIMQGISLSMVMKGFRVSPSKDSLVYMMCHTPLFWFYFLFIFPLITMRLFSDEEKTGTLETLLTAPVRTWQVVLSKFSAAYLFYIVLWIPSYLQLRLFGWVTGLPSAWTQGGLVGTYSIVLLMGAAFTAIGCLASSLTSSQIISGITTICALLIVYFVGFVTVIWGASFPGAELFQYISIQQHLHYFCSGLLDTRPVALYLTLTAFILFLTYQVVDYRRWKH; encoded by the coding sequence ATGCGAGCATTCCGGATTCTATTGCGAAAGGAGCTGAAGGGGTTCTTCCAGAATCCGTTCGGCTGGATCGTCATCGCCTTCGTCGTCATCATGCAGGGCATCTCGCTCTCGATGGTGATGAAGGGGTTCCGGGTTTCCCCGTCGAAGGACAGCCTGGTGTACATGATGTGCCACACGCCGCTGTTCTGGTTTTATTTCCTGTTCATCTTCCCGCTGATCACGATGCGGCTGTTCTCCGATGAGGAGAAAACCGGGACGCTGGAAACCCTGCTGACCGCCCCGGTGCGGACCTGGCAGGTGGTGCTCTCCAAGTTCTCAGCCGCCTACCTGTTCTACATCGTCCTCTGGATCCCCAGCTACCTCCAGTTGCGGCTCTTCGGCTGGGTCACCGGGCTGCCCTCGGCCTGGACGCAGGGGGGCTTGGTCGGCACCTACTCGATCGTCCTGCTGATGGGCGCGGCCTTCACCGCGATCGGCTGCCTGGCCTCGTCGCTGACCTCCAGCCAGATCATTTCCGGCATCACCACCATCTGCGCGCTGCTGATCGTCTATTTCGTCGGCTTCGTGACGGTGATCTGGGGGGCCTCCTTCCCCGGCGCGGAATTGTTCCAATACATCTCCATCCAGCAGCACCTCCATTACTTCTGCAGCGGCCTGCTCGATACCCGTCCGGTGGCCCTCTACCTCACGCTCACCGCGTTCATCCTGTTCCTGACCTACCAGGTGGTGGACTACCGCCGCTGGAAGCACTGA
- a CDS encoding Gldg family protein yields the protein MSEPTSDATIPSAKPVSRWRVGSLSLVQITLIALLLIALNYLSSQYYQVKDVSRGSNFTLSPATVRYLHSDAVRKRKDPIRWIVAMRASADFSDRVRALAEEYSRQSDGKITVKLVDPVRNLDEAQKLAATYGMYDPANQQLSRKDLVIIDARTQEQIDAAAKEKQPTSANVRIVSADLMITYQVERDKTARRKQGEGNAELQTSGERKPVGFQAEDMLTAGLVAALEGTPRKVYFLADKSRMDLESAKSPWKTFEKTLALQNLILEPISLSGMTAIPDDAAAVAIVSPKYDFSPEEINLLETYWDRPKSSLLVLLKPDEVPARLRTFLRANGVTPRRDTVVTVRSKQTVSTVHASFTLGVPFLQDLAGQATIFEGTSSSLEVRENSNEDALANRQIRPVPLIQAAPEFWGETKFGQGKETFDPLEDKGAPIYLAAGVTRGAESDDRFANQSSRMLVMSNTDFLDPDRLMESNLDFLASSVNWMVGREELAGIGPHSLGRYKIPLLDAQAAFINRINLFFLPAFALVIAGFVWSSRRA from the coding sequence ATGTCCGAGCCCACTTCCGACGCGACGATCCCCTCCGCCAAGCCGGTCAGCCGGTGGCGGGTCGGCTCGCTTTCGCTCGTCCAGATCACGCTGATCGCGCTGCTGCTGATCGCGCTCAACTACCTCTCGTCCCAATACTACCAGGTAAAGGACGTCAGCCGGGGCAGCAATTTCACCCTCTCTCCGGCCACGGTGCGCTACCTCCATAGCGACGCGGTGCGGAAGCGCAAGGACCCGATCCGCTGGATCGTGGCGATGCGGGCGAGCGCCGACTTCTCCGACCGCGTGCGCGCCCTGGCTGAGGAGTATTCCCGCCAGTCCGACGGCAAGATCACCGTCAAGCTGGTCGATCCGGTCCGGAACCTCGACGAGGCCCAGAAGCTGGCGGCCACCTACGGTATGTATGATCCGGCGAACCAGCAGCTTTCCCGGAAGGACCTCGTCATCATCGACGCCCGCACCCAGGAGCAGATCGATGCCGCCGCCAAGGAGAAGCAGCCGACCTCCGCCAACGTGCGGATCGTCAGCGCCGACCTGATGATCACCTACCAGGTGGAGCGGGACAAGACCGCCCGGCGCAAACAGGGCGAGGGCAATGCCGAGCTCCAGACCTCCGGCGAACGCAAGCCGGTGGGCTTCCAGGCCGAGGACATGCTGACCGCGGGCCTGGTGGCCGCTCTCGAAGGCACGCCGCGGAAAGTTTACTTCCTGGCCGACAAGAGCCGGATGGACCTCGAAAGCGCGAAGTCGCCGTGGAAGACGTTTGAAAAGACGCTGGCGCTGCAAAACCTGATCCTCGAGCCGATCAGCCTCTCCGGCATGACCGCGATTCCGGACGACGCCGCGGCGGTGGCCATCGTCTCGCCGAAATACGACTTCTCCCCGGAGGAGATCAATCTGCTGGAAACCTACTGGGACCGTCCGAAGTCCTCCCTCCTGGTGCTTTTGAAGCCGGACGAGGTGCCCGCGCGCCTGCGCACCTTCCTGCGCGCCAATGGAGTCACCCCGCGCCGGGACACGGTCGTGACCGTGCGCAGCAAGCAGACGGTCTCCACCGTGCACGCGTCCTTCACCCTCGGCGTGCCGTTCCTGCAGGACCTCGCCGGGCAGGCCACCATTTTCGAAGGCACCAGTTCCTCCCTGGAGGTGCGTGAGAACTCGAACGAGGACGCGCTGGCCAACCGCCAAATCCGCCCCGTGCCGCTGATCCAGGCCGCTCCCGAGTTCTGGGGGGAAACCAAGTTCGGCCAGGGCAAGGAGACCTTCGACCCGCTCGAGGACAAGGGCGCGCCGATCTATCTGGCCGCCGGGGTGACCCGCGGCGCGGAGAGCGACGACCGCTTCGCCAACCAGAGCTCGCGCATGCTGGTGATGTCGAACACCGACTTCCTCGACCCGGACCGGCTGATGGAGTCGAACCTCGATTTCCTCGCCTCGTCCGTGAACTGGATGGTGGGCCGCGAGGAACTCGCCGGTATCGGTCCCCATTCGCTGGGCCGCTACAAGATCCCGCTGCTGGACGCCCAGGCGGCGTTCATCAACCGGATCAACCTGTTCTTCCTGCCAGCCTTCGCGCTGGTGATCGCCGGTTTCGTCTGGTCTTCCCGCCGCGCCTGA
- a CDS encoding DUF4340 domain-containing protein: MRSIVLTFLLALLSLLVCGLVGWRLSQGNLDVLFGAPPTRTGDLLYPGFKATEVRKIALFTKASSISEDGNVNDNTSDKGTRAVFLWDPKKGWMMEEPWKDRMDPRAAQALIEFTRGTRVADVIPKDKIDPAQAGFKGGVIVVRMEDASGQPMCKYLLGRKTAWIGTEEVEQQPGQMPEPAREVPTVFVRTWDKSRKNYVYACTGDIHPLFNDGFRYLRDHHPFLFAPQFLQHVRIRTSTGELTLARETPNHPWRIIKPLDLPTDPERMHALLLGLERLRAVKVSDRSAVTVPTNGAATGSDQIAIQMFGAPAETILDILPQQTPEATTRLATVSDRPGTVFELPAKAETDFVTLSSLPLQVNQLRDSTLTNLDVASIAGILIQPANRPAISLIRQPRQWMLGDGPDAIPANERRLYDLLVAVKDAKTIGFVTDAATDFSQWGLDNPLISIRFLAANNQSLELAFGRDKAGNYFVNRRGTTSVMKVGGDILSKIATRPFEWRGGLVWSLPKVDIKWLEIQPKGQPLIHLNYDDINEKFEPFRGGLKAESHFEPARAGILIEALGALEANRWLAEDDEAALNALATPTLTFAINSRQVNDSGEETGEQKRVLQIAPASSGTANRFYYARVNSDPNPFIIDQETYIRLSVDLFAGDR, encoded by the coding sequence ATGCGCTCCATCGTCCTCACGTTCCTGCTGGCCCTCCTGTCGCTGCTCGTTTGCGGGCTGGTGGGTTGGCGTTTGTCCCAAGGCAATCTGGACGTGCTGTTCGGGGCACCTCCGACCCGGACCGGCGACCTGCTCTATCCGGGTTTCAAGGCGACCGAGGTCCGCAAGATCGCCCTGTTCACGAAGGCGTCCTCGATCAGCGAGGATGGCAATGTGAACGACAACACCTCCGACAAGGGCACCCGCGCCGTGTTCCTGTGGGATCCCAAGAAGGGCTGGATGATGGAGGAGCCGTGGAAGGACCGGATGGATCCCCGCGCCGCCCAGGCCTTGATCGAGTTCACCCGCGGCACGCGCGTGGCCGATGTGATCCCGAAGGACAAGATCGACCCCGCCCAGGCCGGTTTCAAAGGCGGAGTGATTGTCGTCCGCATGGAGGACGCCTCCGGCCAGCCGATGTGCAAGTACCTGCTCGGCCGTAAAACCGCGTGGATCGGCACCGAGGAGGTGGAACAGCAACCGGGCCAGATGCCGGAGCCCGCGCGCGAGGTGCCCACGGTCTTCGTCCGCACCTGGGACAAAAGCCGCAAGAACTACGTCTACGCCTGCACCGGGGACATCCACCCGCTGTTCAACGACGGCTTCCGCTACCTGCGGGACCACCATCCGTTCCTGTTCGCCCCCCAGTTCCTCCAGCACGTCCGCATCCGCACCTCCACCGGCGAACTCACGCTGGCCCGCGAAACCCCGAACCACCCCTGGCGCATCATCAAGCCTCTGGATCTGCCGACCGATCCGGAGAGAATGCACGCCCTGCTCCTCGGTCTGGAGCGGCTCCGCGCCGTGAAGGTCAGCGACCGTTCCGCCGTGACGGTGCCCACCAACGGAGCGGCCACCGGTTCCGATCAGATCGCCATCCAGATGTTCGGTGCCCCGGCCGAAACGATCCTGGACATCCTCCCCCAACAAACGCCCGAGGCCACCACCCGCCTGGCGACGGTCAGCGACCGCCCGGGCACCGTGTTCGAACTCCCGGCCAAGGCGGAGACCGATTTCGTGACGCTCTCCTCGCTGCCGCTCCAAGTGAACCAGCTCCGGGACTCGACGTTGACCAATCTCGATGTGGCGTCGATCGCCGGGATCCTGATCCAGCCGGCGAACCGGCCCGCGATCTCCCTCATCCGCCAGCCACGCCAGTGGATGCTGGGCGACGGCCCGGATGCCATTCCGGCCAACGAACGCCGCCTCTATGACCTGCTGGTGGCCGTGAAGGACGCGAAAACCATCGGCTTCGTCACCGACGCCGCCACCGATTTCAGCCAATGGGGGCTGGACAATCCGCTCATCAGCATCCGCTTCCTGGCGGCCAACAACCAATCGCTTGAACTCGCCTTCGGGCGGGACAAGGCCGGGAACTATTTCGTCAACCGCCGCGGCACCACCTCGGTGATGAAGGTCGGCGGCGACATCCTCAGCAAGATCGCCACCCGCCCCTTCGAATGGCGCGGCGGACTCGTGTGGTCGCTCCCGAAGGTCGATATAAAGTGGCTGGAAATCCAGCCGAAGGGCCAGCCGCTGATCCACCTCAATTACGACGATATCAACGAGAAGTTCGAGCCGTTCCGCGGCGGACTGAAGGCTGAATCCCATTTCGAACCGGCCCGCGCGGGCATCCTCATCGAAGCGCTGGGAGCGCTGGAAGCGAACCGTTGGCTGGCCGAAGATGACGAAGCCGCCCTCAATGCGCTCGCAACGCCCACCCTAACCTTCGCCATCAACAGTCGTCAGGTGAACGACAGCGGCGAGGAAACCGGCGAGCAAAAACGCGTGCTGCAGATCGCCCCGGCCAGCAGTGGCACGGCCAACCGTTTCTATTACGCCCGGGTCAACTCCGACCCGAACCCCTTCATCATCGACCAGGAGACTTATATCCGCCTGTCGGTCGATTTGTTCGCGGGCGACCGTTGA